Below is a window of Gossypium hirsutum isolate 1008001.06 chromosome A12, Gossypium_hirsutum_v2.1, whole genome shotgun sequence DNA.
GGATCCACTTGTTACGATGTCCTGGTTGATGTGCCTTACCCATTAGAAACGGAGAAGTCTGCATTTTTGGCAGACATGGAAAAGAACAAAGATATTGATGCATGTGATGAAGTGATTTGTACTTCTATAAAGAAAATACACGAGCATTGTCGGAGACGAGCTTTCTTCCTTGGTTTCAGCCAGTCTCCTGCAGAGTTTATTAATGCTTTGATAGCTTCTCAAGGCAAGGATTTGAAGCTTTTTGCTGGAGAAGCTAACCATAATGCTGAAAAGGAGCGGCGATCTGAATTCTATAACCAACCATGGTAAAACCTTGTTACGGTTTTCTTTTTTCCATATCATGTTTATTCTGATGTCCATGTTTGACATAAGTATGTTAAGATTACAAGTTTATGCTGCTGTCTTATTTCTTTTTCCCGTATATGATTGGAATCTGTCCAAATACCTGTTTAATGTAGCTTGATATTGCTATTTGATTATTTGGTCCGTCTGAACAGAAGAAAAACTGGATGGATTAGTTCTTTCATTGACTGATCTATATATATTACCAACAATGATAATACATCTTTAGAAGAAATTCTTAGGATTCTGCAATCCCAGGCTATATCATTTACTATTTTGGCATCAGGTGTTAATTTCTTGCTATGAATAATTACATCGTCTTTTTGGCTTCTCTGAATAAAATTTGATAGCACTATGCCCACTATAATCTATAGAGCCTAGTTGATAACAATGCTGCTGCTTTGGTTTTACTTGAAAATTGTTGGGTTCCCACAGGGTGTTCAAATTACCCGTGGAGCTCCATTAAAATGCAACAGCTTCCTTATTGAAAACATTGTCTGACAGTCTCTTCTTGTTTATCTATTTTCTGGAATATTTAGGATTGAAGATGCTGTAATCCGTTACCTGAATCGCAAGTCTATGGGAGGGGATTCTCTTGGAAGCACTTGAGCAGGGCTCTTTTGAATTGTTGACTTTTTCATACCAATCTCGAGGCTTCTAATTTCTAACTCCTGTCCTGCATATTATTGCTTATTGGTTCGGGGAACATCAAATGCCACAAGCAAAGAACTGTCCCATTGAGCACTTTGGATCGAATGAAAATTTCCACCAAGTTATCTGAATTCACCACGGTGTTCACCACCCCTATCAGCAAACACCAGTTTGATTCACTAAACCCTCTAGAATATTTACTTTGCTATTCCGCTTTCGAGCGTTTGAGATCGATGCTTATAAAAGGACTATGCAGTTGTAATGTGAGCTGATTTGTTTGCTTTTAGGTGTAGTTCAAACAGGAGTATTGTATCCTTTTAGTTCACTAATCATTAGTTCATTAAATCTGAGAAAAGGAGAATTGTCTTGGCTTTTGATTCTTTTGGCATTTTCCTTTTCTATTGTACTCTAGGGCCTAAGCTGATGCTACTCGAATTCGGGAATGATTGTTGAATAAGAGTATGTTTAAACTGATTAAAACGACATGTATCAAATATATTTTTGGCAAGAAGCATCGTCATGTGAGGAGATTAAGTAAAGATGACACAGCAATTTTGTTATTAGTTGAAGAGAAAAGCATAAGTAAAGATGACACAGCAATTTTGTTATTAGTTGAAGAGAAAAGCATTGCCTACGTTATTCTGATTTGAAAGATTACCTGCTTAgcttttctttaattattaatgACAAAAATTGATCCTATCGACGTTGACTGGGAAGATATTATTGTGAAGGGAAAGTAATCAAATTGAGATCGGTTTATCATTTCCTATTTGAACTTCACTTCTATCTGTGATAGTTGGATTCAAGTATTTTAATaccaaaaacaaaattgaatttaATCAGAATAGCacgatttttattttgaattaaactCATCCTCAAATTTCTTGACTTATTATATAACAAGAAAAATGCTCCTTTTTGTTTCCCTGATAAaggagatgaataaaataaaaaggaatttaCAAGTTGCAGAGTTGGATTAGACCACGTGTGAAGCAATGATGGGGAAGGGTGGCTAAAGGAGTCACATCGAATCAGTAACAATTTGTCGTCTCTCAAAAAGAACCAGGTGCGCAAAGCACTACAGGCGCACATTAGAGTTGCATGCTAATTTAAAGCAGGATAAGACCGCCACCTTTTTTATgagcttttgtttttatttagaaaaaaaaagctcGACAAACCAGGATAAGCATTAGCCACCAACAGTTATATACATTTATTTCTAGTGTATACAATCTTTATTTAAATTTCCTAGAAAATAAAAATCCAAGTTTTGAGCTTTGACTAAACTCCTTTTTGTCATTCTCAATGACCAAATGTTTACCCCATCCACATCACCATCCGTACACGTGTCCCGCAGTCTTCTCATAGACACAAGTTAACTGGATGATCGGACGGTGTTTGTTATTTGTACCCTTTTGGAATTATTTTGTTGAAAGCAGCCCACTTTGTCCCATGTTTTTTGATGTCAGAACTAGTTAAAGATCCAAGTTGTCAGCTTTATTGAACTTCGAATTACGTATAGAAATCGCTGAAAGAGAGAGTCTGAGTGAGTGAAGTTTTCCTTTTTCGAGCTTTTGTTGAAGATATGGCTATGGCTATGGCGAGTGTGCAACTCGAGAGACAAACTAGCATACAAGACAGTCCAAGGAGTCCTGAAGCAAAGCTTGGGATGCAAGTGGAGGATTTGTGGGATGTTCAGGAACCAGAACTTAGTCCTAATGAAAAGCTCAACGCTTGTTTTGAGAGCATCCCTGTTTCTGCTTTCCCTATTTCTCCTCAAGGTAATGGATTTTGCTTTACTCTTAACTGTTTTACTTCATCAGGTTGTTGGTTTCGTATGGATCCTTTGATCTTTACTGATTGTTTAAGATCACGTTTTGATTGCTTGGGTTgatcagaatttttggttttcttttctctttttggtGGGTGGATTTCAGCTAAAGAGATGAAGAATATTGGTtgattaattatatgtttttaggTAATCGATCAAGAGAATATTTTCAGTACTGCCTTTAAAAAGGGATTAAATATCAATAAATCCTCTGTTTTATCTAAACAAAAGcttttacatatttaaaattgATCAACACAAGATGATCTTTTACTCCTGAGATCATTTGTGTTGTGTTTATTTTACACCGCTGGCTCGGGGAAAAACATGAGATAAGACATGCTTACATGGATTGTCGAGGCTAGTTCTTTCTTAGGGTGCTAATTGAGGAGCTTATTAGTATAGAATATTGATGGTATTATCTTTGTAATGTTTCTGTTTTTTAGGGATTGAGATAAAATCGGATGCGAGTCTGGCCGAGGCTGTTCAAATACTAGCTCAAAACAAGATTCTTAGCGCGCCTATTGTTGATGTTGATGCGCCTGAGGATGCAACATGGATGGACAGATATATTGGCATTGTAGAGTTTGCAGGGATTGCTGTATGGATTTTGCAACAGGTCGGAAACGGAACCACATATGATGAACTCTTTTCTctataagtattttattttagagGACAATTGCTAATGGTAACTGCATAACatctcattcatccaccatggaTTTGTGATGAAAATTGTCAttgtttcttatattttttaatatgtagCTATGAATCCTATGATTATGTTGAAAAATGCAGTATTTTGGGTCAtaattgttggaacattttcaaaatttttgtaatgTTTCAAAGGTTACAAATGAAAGGTTACAAGTGACCCAAAAGTTGGctattaatcaaaagttataatGCTATCCTTTCATCTGGGAACCTGAAAGTTTTCGGTTTTTTCGTTTGCCAGTCGGAACCATCTTCACCTAGAAGTCCTTCATCTCCGAATGGAGCCGAGTTTGCTATAACTGCTAATGGAATGGTCTCTGCTGCAGGACTCGGGGCTTTAGGCCCTGAAGATGCTTCAATTACTTCTGGAGACTTTTTTGAGGCTTTAACTTCCTCCGAGTTTTATAAGAACACCAAGGTGGTACTTCTAATCTCTATATCAGAAAACCTATATGGTCATCTTGAATTCTGTCTGTTTCTTAGTTGTGCTTACTATTCATGTTTTACTTGTGAGAACATCCAGGTTCGTGATATCTCGGGGTCATTCCGCTGGGCACCATTCCTTGCTTTGCAGAAATCAAACACCTTTTTGACCATGTTGTTACTTCTTTCTAAGTACAAAATGAAGAGCGTTCCAGTACTTGATCTGGGCGACGGAAAGATCGATAACATCATAACACAGTCAGCTGTCATTCACATGTTAGCAGAATGCACTGGACTTCACTGGTTTGAAAGCTGGGGAAGTAAGAAGCTTTCAGAGATCGGTCTTCCCACGATGTCCCCTGAGCACATTATCACAGTGAGTGACTGTTACCTGTTAAGTTCTTTTTTCTATTGATTTGAGGCTTTTCATGGCCATTGCCACGACTCGTACAAGTATTGCTTGCTTGAGGCCTGAGTGTCCAAATGGCTAATGTGCCCTCTTGACGATACATCATTATTTTCAGTTAATAATTATTAACTATAACCCACCATCCCTGATGACCATCGAGTTACAAGCTTTGTGTTACTTGTATGAAGCTCTAATTACCAAGTCTTTAGTGAAATTCTCTAGGATGCAGCCCTTTGTGGTGCTTTATGCAACTTAACTACTGAAAATTTTGTTTCTGTATCAGCATCCTTTGGACAAAGTCCGGTAGTTCGTCCTTGTGCGGTCGGATTTTACGAGGTCAGACCAGCCTTATTATTGTTTAGATGTGCTAATTTCTTCTTCTGTTTGTTCCCATCGTCTCTATTTTGTTTCGAAAAACATATGCTGACAATTATTTTTGTTTACATATTAGAGCCATTGAGCCAATAGCTCGTAAAACATCTACCTGAATCTACCTATAGCATAAGTATTGGTTCAGTACTCGGTATGTTCTTTAGTATTAAGTAAAAACTGAGCATGATGGCATGATCAAGGCTTCGGTTTCTTGATTTCTTCATGTTCTTCCGGTCCTTATATCTTTGCATTGCTACCGTTTTTCTCCGGTTTTTCTTCAAGTAAACCTATTCATTCTAGATGTTAACAAATAGGTTTCCATACTTCAGGTATACGAAGATGAACCAGTGCTTCAGGCCTTTAAGCTAATGAGGAAAAAGAGAATCGGAGGCATACCCGTCATTGAATGCGGAGGGAAAAAAGCTATCGGTAACATAAGCCTTCGAGATGTACAGTTCCTTTTAACCGCACCAGATATATACCGTGACTACAGGTTCGTAATGGATCATGCCATACTTCTATATCACATAAGATACTAATGTCTACAAAGTGTTCTAAGTTGAAGTCCTTTTGATGCATAGATCAATCACAGCCAAGAACTTCCTAATAGCGGTTCGAAACTACTTGGAGAAACACGAGAAGAGGTCGCCAATGTTGAGTGGCATGATAACTTGCAAGAGGGATGAAACAGTCAAAGAGTTGATTCAAAAGCTCGACTCTGAGAAGATCCAACGAGTGTACGTCACGGACGAGGACGGGAACTTGGAAGGAGTGATCACACTTAGAGACATCATTTCAAGGTTAGTACACGAACCGCGTGGCTACTTTGGTGATTTCTTCGATGGTGTGTTGCCTTTACCAGAAAATAGCAGGGTTTAAAAGAGTAATCAAACAAGTCCTTACGCTTCCTACATGAACGATGAAACTCCATTTTTCTTTGCGATTTCCTGGTTTTTAATTTGCCTGTGTGTTGGGATACTAATTGGATACGCAGATTGTAACATCGGTGAGCCTTTTGTACTTAAAAGTTACTTGTGGCTTGAGAGATTCCAATTTCTGTAAATTTTGGGTGTATTCAAGAACTCGATTTGGATGTTCTGTGTTGCAATTTAATAAGAAGAGCTTATCTTC
It encodes the following:
- the LOC121211071 gene encoding SNF1-related protein kinase regulatory subunit gamma-1, with product MAMAMASVQLERQTSIQDSPRSPEAKLGMQVEDLWDVQEPELSPNEKLNACFESIPVSAFPISPQGIEIKSDASLAEAVQILAQNKILSAPIVDVDAPEDATWMDRYIGIVEFAGIAVWILQQSEPSSPRSPSSPNGAEFAITANGMVSAAGLGALGPEDASITSGDFFEALTSSEFYKNTKVRDISGSFRWAPFLALQKSNTFLTMLLLLSKYKMKSVPVLDLGDGKIDNIITQSAVIHMLAECTGLHWFESWGSKKLSEIGLPTMSPEHIITVYEDEPVLQAFKLMRKKRIGGIPVIECGGKKAIGNISLRDVQFLLTAPDIYRDYRSITAKNFLIAVRNYLEKHEKRSPMLSGMITCKRDETVKELIQKLDSEKIQRVYVTDEDGNLEGVITLRDIISRLVHEPRGYFGDFFDGVLPLPENSRV